The window ATCGGCGTGACTCTAACCTCAACACCAGAGTAACCATCCTCGGCCAACTCTCTGGTCAGAACCTCATTGAGCTCAGCAAAGAAAACTCCATCAGCGACAAACTATCAAAAAATAAGAATAGAGCATGGCCATTGTTAGATCAATGAAATCAACACGTCAAAATAGatcatcataaaataaaaaaataatttcgcAAAATTGAGtacaataacaaaagaacgaacCTTTCGCTTCTTGCTCATCTGGGACGCCATGCTTGCGAGATTTGATAGCTAAAGCTTAGTGCTTTTTCGCCGTAGTTCTCAAGAGACTTAGAAACCCTAATTTTTCTGCTAAAGAGATGTTGAGAATCAAGgcgttttattttatatgtgcAGCTTTGATAATCTGATCCTAGGGTCATGTAagcccatttaataaaatatcctTCAATAAATGTGTTATCGAAGCCCAActattagttattaaaaaaGCCCAACTATCGAAAAATATAATACACTTATTTCATGAAAaatgtaatgatttttttttttattttttttttaaaattattgcaTTAAAGGCGAATATCTAAAATAGTTGAAGAACATATAACTATATTAACGTCATATTTTAGAGATATTTATTCACGAACAGATTCTTATTGGCTATATGAGAATACATCGTTACTGTTACAAAAAACAGTtacaattaagaaaataatatttttgtgctAACAATACTGTTACCACTTCTTCCTATTACGAGAAAGCAACTGAATATCATCAATAAATTTAGAATCGCCCACGAGGAATTCCACAGtctgaaaaagagaaaaaattgaTCATGGATTTTAGCGATTCAAATTGCCATCCACCTCTTCTTTGAGTTAGATTTTATTAACCCAAGAATAATCccgttatttaaaaaattaaggatggattataatttttaaaacaggaagagaaaataaataaataaatgttactCAATAGGTTATTGAGATAGTAAGATttcgagaagaacgattaactccccgACGGTCTCTACCGACTTTCCAGAATGAATATCagaaacatcataataataacattataaatgatacgaaTCGGACGATTACTATCggtgaaagttcgacgatttacTTTTAACCGGATAGTCCGTCAAAAtataattgggatggtaactCAATTATGTACcctattatattaaaaaaaatattaatgaatggagaaatttgataaataaattaaaagagagtgaaattatattttttaattttagttattcaaataacccaatccAATCCGACAAGGCCAATTAATTGTTCTCAAGAAATTATTGGTGGAAACTAATCAACTGGACTTAAAAGAGGAaacaaagaagataaaaatTTAGCTAAGATTCTCTCTAAATTCCCATAACTCTATTTCTAATAGCTACTTCTCTTCTTAAACTgaattctcttttatttattactttgTTTCAacgatatttaaaatattaaatctaaCTGTATTTGAAGCtaactagtaaaaaaatgaatcaTGTTATCACCAGTCACAcaattatttatctaattcCCATTGCATTATATTTATGTGAGGAATTTAAGTTTGAGTatgtgtaatatattttttagaaaatgaattaCCCTCTTTTCCcgttatattttaagaattttttactATCATTATCGTTAGGTTtaatttcgaaaaattctcGTGGGACAACGTTGGTATCATATTCTCTACAAAGTACAATTTGTccatgataaaattatataaaatgttacttttttataatatattaaaaattcatattattataaaaaataaactgaatttttttataaaatattataaataaataattatataagttatgttatatatatatatatatatatatatatatatatatatatatatatatatatatatatatatatatatatatatatatatatatatatatatatatatatatatatatataattgtgtttattGGTATTTGGGATAGAATCAGGataaaatcaaaacataaaacacaaatattatcCTTATTCAATCCCAGATTAAATCGGGAAAAACCATTAAAACCagacaattcaaataaaaaatggtgTTACGTAAGAATTATAACTGTTATAATTATccttaataattacaattaAGAAGATGGGATGTctacataaataaaaagatgtaaattgtgaataaataaaattaaatttgataggTAAATTCAAACAATTAAACATATCTAACTAACACCTGAATATTATTATACACATGAATTTGTAAAGAATAAGATGAATTAAACCAGACATAAATATCACTTTAGATAAAGAAAGTAATATAAATTAACTCTTGGAACTCTAATCATCCGGttgttttagatttttataaagctttttttcttaaaaaaaaatggttatttaacatcattatgataatattaataactaTCTATAATCACATTATACGAGAAAAATGTAGTTGACAATTATGTGCCTTTGTACCTACttttataatgtatttattaACAAATGTAGTTATTTTGCCTCACAATAGATTGTTAATACTTCATAATAGCATTGGAATGACACTATAAAATGAAATGCTAAGGAGAGCATTTTTTTATTTGCTAAATAACAAGGAACCTTATTTTTCATGGACTGATGTAtgacactatatatatatatatattttaataatgtgaTACATTCACTTATTAGAGGATCATGAATGGATATATGCTAACTctcaaaaagttaaaaatatataacttttttattttttttaatttaatttactatttatttttttaattcattagaAATGTGTAAAATCTAAGTTTATTCgaattcacttattttattcattttttttttgttaacattttaagttcatttcaattttattttattttgaattaaagagAACTAGCATGATTAATAGAGATGTAAATGAACAGAGTTACTCGTGAGTTATTCGGATTTGGCTCGATAAAAAGCTTGTTCAAACTCGTTTAAAAAGCTCGAAAATTTAAACATTCGGCTCGTTAGCTCGCAAACATGTTTGTTTATAAGTCGAAATATGAAGGACTCAATTTGGGTGCGATGGGTACATTCCATTTTCATGAAAACGAAGAAAAGTATTTGGACGTGCAGAATTAAAGAGGATATGTCATGGTcactaaaaaagattcttaaattAAACTAGAGTGCGGGATCAATATTTCAAGAGGTACGTTTGGTGATGGTAGAGGTacgtttttttaataaacatgatATGTGGTTTGAAGGAACACCAATCCTTAAGAAGCATGAATTCAGTAGTGTTAAATGTAAAAGAGAACATTAAGGAGCAATTGTTAGACAAGTTAAGGATGGTGAATGTAATGATCTCCTGAGGCTTATTCCAAAAAGGTGGttattaacaataattcatttCGGGATTGGCATGGCAATGTATACGGAGTAGGGGTAGTTGGTTGATCGGGCTAATTGTGTATGCTCACCTAAAATCATACTCTGTCATCAAATTGTCCTTTGGCTCACATTTTGGGAAAGACTCAATGACTCATTACTAGGGACATAATTAGTAGGTTTATGAACATTTCGGGAAAGACTCAATGACTCATTACTAGGGACATAATTAGTAGGTTTATGACTATTCCAAGTACGAGTTGTGTCATTTGTTCTTGTTGTGAGGAATAGATTGTCCGTATCCTTGGTGAATGTCATATTTTACTATTGTGCTTTGGAGGAGGTTTGCTCATAATTTTGTTGTAACAGAATGCGTGAGATGGCGTAagtaataaagaaataaacgatttttaacgtggttcaccaatATAAAACTTGACTACGTCCACCACACCAGAAAGAGAGAGTATTATTATGAGATCAGAATACATATTACAACAAGATATTACAGAattatgacacgagtttataaAATACTATGTCCTTCGAAACCTTAACAGATACAAAACTGTGATTGAAacgatgctctcaaggcaaagaTTTCAACTTTCTAAAGTGTCCGACTACACATTTAAATAAGTTTCAAATATgtcaacattaatattaatccctaaaatattatcaaaatacttttctagttatattaccataacaaaagatcacatttttttttgtgttactcttatttccttaaatcaagattacacaccaaaaatatatattttcattttgttcaatattctctttccttgTATCATTAATTTAAGACACCTCAACAAATTTCATATTTTGAGCGACATAGTCTTTGATGATTTCGTTTTTATCCACACATGGACGCGTATTCTATAACGTCGGATAATTGAGATCTGTGTCAACCATGAAATATCATGTTTGAAGAAGTCACAAATGTTTCTTTGTTCAAGGGAAGATGATATAATTAATGTTTGCTTGTTGGTTGTTTATTCATGCTTATTGGTTTGTAGTATTTTAGTTTGTTGGATTGGTTTTGATTTGTTTCAATATTAGGACAAAATGTTGTTTTtgtcttaattaaaaaaattcagggatcattttttcctttttgagttttaaataaatgactataaattatttttaaaaaaattattcatttacatGTAACTtgtaaaacattattaaatatatatttttatttataatgagattcagattaaaattatttaatttgaaatatatatttaactatacaTATCagaatatattgttaattataattaaattgaaaacaaaaaaaaattgcatatattattattagataatGAGGGTGAAAAATTTGTGAGCTCGACTACAAAAGGTTTGAGCTCGGTTTGAGctcaaatatatgttaaatgagTCTCAAAAGCTCGTTTCTTGGACGACTCGCGAACAGCTCGTGAGCCCGACAAAAATGAGTTAGATGTCGGCTCGAGCTTGCATAATATTAAACGAATCAAGCCTGAGCTTGGTACTGATCGGCTCGTTTACATCCCTAATAGTACCCATAACCACGACCTCTCGCTCCCATTCAAAGTGCTTCATATGGAAATTAAATTCgtgatttttaatctttttagaTCAACTCACTTTTTTTGAGCTCACTCCAACTCAAATATTTGGATTCGTCCCTAAACATGATCACGGtcttaaatcaaattatttgaacTTGTTTATGTTAGGTATTAATTTGAAGAATCGAACTTCTAATTTGTTATTCACTACCCatttatttgactttattttaattttaatgaatgttataaaaaaagacaaataatcAAGAGGCTAAATAGTAAATTCCCAAAACGTGAACCCCACTAATTGCATTCCCGTGCAAACATCGATATCACTACACTTCCTTTTTCCTTTCACTTTCCCGCTAATAACGAACGCAGCATCAATGTAAAAAGCCTATAAAATGAAGCTCACTTCATCTTCACCGTCGACATCTCATCGAGATCCGGGAATTAGTCTCCTCTGACCGTCGTCGTTGGACAGGATTCCTTGTTTCCACACTTTCACTCATCTTACTCATGCTCTGACAAAAAAACAAAGAACAGACAGTGAGAAAAAAAGTGAGATTTTCAAAGATACATTAGCACTCTTTTCCCCCACCCCCATTCTTCTGATCATAATACAAACAAACCCGAACGACTTCGGAGTGCTTGCTTTTAGTTTTAACGATAGTGATGGACGAGAGGCCGGAGACAGAGCTGATATCGATACCGGCAACGCCGAGGGTATCTACACCGGAAACTCAGACACCTTCTGGCCAGAGATCGCCCAGAAACGCCGCGGCTGGGAAGGAAACGAGGTCATGGACGCCTACATCTTTCATCTCGCCGCGATTCCTCAGCCCGATTGGAACGCCGATGAAGAGGGTTTTAGTAAACATGAAAGGGTATCTCGAGGAAGTTGGTCACCTCACTAAATTGAACCCACAAGACGCGTGGCTTCCGATTACTGAGTCTCGGAATGGAAACGCTCACTATGCCGCGTTTCACAATCTCAACGCCGGCGTCGGATTTCAGGCATTGCTCCTGCCTGTTGCTTTCTCTTTCCTTGGCTGGTCAGTCACCTCCATTTCTCTTCTCtgtttttatctatattaacTGCTTATATATGTGAGATTGCAACCATCATTCAGGGATTTAAGATGAAATATAGGGTTCATTAATATTCTCTATTCATGTCAATGATCTTGTATAATAGCAAGATTTGAGATGCTTCATTCACATAATTTGGATAATGAATTATAGAATCTTATTAGCATCTTTACACAAAGGAAAGAATCAAGCTTTTTATCAGTTTCATTTTCATATCCCAGATGGAGTTATCATAGGATCATTCTTAGATCCTTTCCAGTTTTGCAATCCccattcatcaaatttagtgttacCCAAAATTTCCTTGTTGATCTAGGCCTGCCTTGTTTGATTgggattatttgagattattttcaaataattcactaTCCAATCAATAATtattcatcaaaataaaatgtttattaacatgatattttataacttttagtaaattattcaaaaataacttttaattctAAAGACCTGACAAATCAGGtcatactttttaatttattatgagaATCATTGTCATATACTTTTGCTTTACCCACGATAAGTGTGCTAGAGAACATTCATATTTTGGATGGGGCctctgtttttcataattatgttTAGTCATTAGAGTTGCTTACAGTCATCAAGCTTGCTTGCTTTAGAAATCATATCCAATTCAAGTGTGGCGTGGGACCTTTGACTTTAATGATACATTATCCCACTTCGATCCCATTCTTTgctgttttgttttttaactgTCGTGTAGAATTGGAATCAAATTTATTACCACCCCTACTACTTTTGCTATGAAAGTAAAATTTCCTGTTGAAGGTCAAACTGCTTTGATTTTCGTGTTATTCTTATATCTGGGTTGAGtaaaaaatgttgtttttttcattgttttgCATTTCTTGTTGCCTTCTGGGCATCTTTTGATCAAATTGACAAttctcaaacaaacaaaaatttgaGGGTTTCTTAAAGATAGAAGCTTTCTTTATAATTTGGTTGATCATAGCAATGGTGAAAAGAATGTAATTTTTTGCTTATAAAATCGGGCAGGAGTTGGGGAATACTTTCATTAATGATAGCTTATCTGTGGCAACTTTACACGTTATGGATTCTGGTTCAATTACATGAAGCTGTTCCTGGGAAAAGATACAACAGATATGTAGAGCTTGCACAAGCCGCATTTGGTTAGAGAAATTATTACTATGTCTCAAAATTTTCTCATCAAGtattcatttttcatataatttgtgaatttgtgatgATATCAGGAGAAAGATTGGGTGTCTGGCTTGCTCTGTTCCCTACTGTTTACTTATCAGCTGGAACCGCGACAGCTTTGATTCTCATCGGTGGGGAAACAATGAAACTCTTTTTTCAAATAGTTTGCGGACCACTCTGTTCATCAAATCCTCTGACGACAGTCGAGTGGTACTTAGTGTTCACGTCTCTTTGTATAGTCTTGTCCCAACTCCCGAATCTCAATTCCATAGCCGGGTTGTCTCTTGTCGGAGCTATAACGGCCATTACTTACTCCACTATGGTTTGGATTCTATCTGTCAGCCATCCGAGGCCACCTTCAATCTCTTACGAACCCGCTTCATTGCATTCTTCTGCTGCCACTGTCTTCTCTGTTATGAACGCCTTAGGTATAGTCGCGTTTGCTTTCAGAGGACATAATCTTGTGATGGAGATTCAGGTAcccttttctctttttcatggAAGAGCTGTCTTTTCGGAATCTGTAACATTTTgttttttgattttgtatgtAGGCGACGATGCCGTCGACATTCAAGCATCCAGCTCACGTACCTATGTGGAAAGGAGCAAAAGTAGCTTATTTCTTCATCGCGTTGTGCTTGTTTCCTGTTGCAATAGGAGGGTTCTGGGCTTATGGTAACCAAATGCCTTCGGGTGGGATTCTGAACGCTCTGTTTGCGTTCCATAGTCACGACATTTCAAGAGGGCTTCTTGCGATGACGTTTCTGTTAGTGGTGTTCAATTGCCTGAGCAGCTTTCAGATATACTCAATGCCTGTTTTCGACAGCTTTGAAGCGAGCTACACAAGCCGAACAAACAGGCCTTGTTCGATCTGGGTGAGGTCCGGGTTCAGAGTGTTCTATGGATTCATATCGTTCTTCATTGGGGTGGCATTACCTTTCTTGTCTAGCTTAGCGGGTTTGCTTGGAGGGTTGACGCTTCCGGTTACGTTTGCTTATCCTTGCTTCATGTGGGTTCTTTTAAAGAAACCAATAAAGTATAGCTTTAATTGGTATCTGAATTGGATTCTGGGTTGGCTAGGGGTTGCTTTTAGTTTGGCCTTTTCAATTGGAGGAATATGGAGTATGGTTAATGAAGGGATCAAACTCAAATTCTTCAAGCCAAACTAACTTAAACCTTATTCTCTATGAAACAAGAGTCTTGTCTTGTCTTGTTGtgt is drawn from Impatiens glandulifera chromosome 3, dImpGla2.1, whole genome shotgun sequence and contains these coding sequences:
- the LOC124931874 gene encoding lysine histidine transporter-like 8; this translates as MDERPETELISIPATPRVSTPETQTPSGQRSPRNAAAGKETRSWTPTSFISPRFLSPIGTPMKRVLVNMKGYLEEVGHLTKLNPQDAWLPITESRNGNAHYAAFHNLNAGVGFQALLLPVAFSFLGWSWGILSLMIAYLWQLYTLWILVQLHEAVPGKRYNRYVELAQAAFGERLGVWLALFPTVYLSAGTATALILIGGETMKLFFQIVCGPLCSSNPLTTVEWYLVFTSLCIVLSQLPNLNSIAGLSLVGAITAITYSTMVWILSVSHPRPPSISYEPASLHSSAATVFSVMNALGIVAFAFRGHNLVMEIQATMPSTFKHPAHVPMWKGAKVAYFFIALCLFPVAIGGFWAYGNQMPSGGILNALFAFHSHDISRGLLAMTFLLVVFNCLSSFQIYSMPVFDSFEASYTSRTNRPCSIWVRSGFRVFYGFISFFIGVALPFLSSLAGLLGGLTLPVTFAYPCFMWVLLKKPIKYSFNWYLNWILGWLGVAFSLAFSIGGIWSMVNEGIKLKFFKPN